A genomic window from Salvia miltiorrhiza cultivar Shanhuang (shh) chromosome 5, IMPLAD_Smil_shh, whole genome shotgun sequence includes:
- the LOC131025829 gene encoding uncharacterized protein LOC131025829 yields MKALSYNIRGLGSQAKQRDVGDLIRREKIDLCFIQETKLESFSLSLCNSWWGADKCEATFRNSTGRSGGILSIWNKERFAASSWWDFPGGVAVNGQWVTGNIPCCFVNIYAPMTVSEKANLWGVISMIGEHNCDLCVCILGDFNAIRKQNERVGRGDSFCATDTRNFDMFIRRCDLTEIRLQGRKFTWYKPNGERESKLDRFFVNSRWLSEWPSSHGQGLQRMIYDHCPILLSTKNVDWGPKSFRFINAWTSHPEFLKLVEKVWREGSFTCWSCYIFKEKLKKLKVALKEWNRVSFGNIDHAIISLKDELQALDALDDTFGLEDSEIIKRNEIQANIFVQ; encoded by the coding sequence ATGAAAGCCCTCTCCTACAATATTAGAGGTCTGGGGAGTCAAGCAAAACAGAGAGACGTTGGAGATCTAATTAGAAGGGAGAAGATCGATCTTTGCTTCATTCAGGAAACTAAACTTGAGTCTTTCTCTTTATCTCTGTGTAACTCGTGGTGGGGTGCTGACAAGTGCGAGGCGACTTTCAGGAATTCGACAGGTCGGTCCGGTGGCATTCTTAGTATCTGGAACAAGGAAAGGTTTGCAGCTTCAAGCTGGTGGGATTTTCCGGGAGGGGTCGCTGTGAATGGACAATGGGTGACAGGTAATATCCCTTGTTGTTTTGTTAATATTTACGCACCAATGACTGTATCTGAGAAGGCAAATTTGTGGGGTGTGATTAGTATGATTGGGGAACACAACTGTGACCTTTGTGTGTGTATCCTGGGAGACTTCAATGCCATTAGAAAACAGAATGAGAGGGTGGGGAGAGGGGACTCCTTTTGTGCTACGGATACCCGAAATTTTGACATGTTTATTAGAAGGTGTGATTTAACGGAGATCCGCTTACAGGGCCGCAAATTTACTTGGTATAAACCTAATGGTGAGCGTGAAAGCAAGCTGGACAGGTTTTTTGTTAACTCTCGATGGCTGTCGGAATGGCCATCTTCACATGGACAAGGGCTTCAAAGAATGATCTATGATCATTGTCCTATTTTGCTCTCGACAAAAAATGTGGATTGGGGACCCAAATCATTCCGTTTCATTAATGCGTGGACCTCACATCCTGAGTTCTTGAAGCTGGTTGAAAAAGTTTGGAGAGAAGGATCGTTCACATGTTGGAGCTGTTatatattcaaagaaaaactcaaGAAGCTAAAGGTTGCATTGAAAGAATGGAACAGGGTCTCCTTTGGAAACATTGACCACGCCATTATTTCTCTTAAAGATGAATTACAAGCCCTTGATGCCCTGGATGATACATTCGGTTTGGAGGATTCGGAAATCATCAAGAGGAACGAGATTCAAGCAAACATTTTTGTCCAGTAA
- the LOC130986908 gene encoding sodium/calcium exchanger NCL-like, translating to MVMQRPLLTAVLFLILCGAAYGRLISDQSGVFSDGVVMPSFLRLGAEEESCEQTYGFMPCTSTAMGNLFLILVYGYLMFMAATYLSGGSELLLEILGPGIVGGLFLPILGALPDAMLILVSGMSGSVETAQSQVSVGMGLLAGSTVMLLTVIWGSCILVGKCDLQDDLANDNQDTRPFTLTGSGVSTDIWTTYAGIIMAISVIPFIIVQFPQILHSDSGRNLAVLIGLIVSVSLLISYCLYQVFQPWVQKRRLDYIKHRHVMSGILKHLKKRALGRLSTEEGRPNVQVLSKLFKAIDENEDGYLSHKELRALIIGIQFDEINLDHNDAVEKVMKEFDTSRDSKVDLAEFIVGIGRWLEEAKLANHPNHAADSMKYIDDFHTQTKREHFLLGVESEESEEGVENSQWTTLKAVLLLLLGSLIAAAFADPLVDAVQNFSNVTRIPTFFISFIALPLATNSSEAVSAIIFASRKKLRSASLTFSELYGAVTMNNVLCLSVFLALVYARGLVWDFSSEVLVILIVCIVMGVFASVRTTFPVWTSFIAFLLYPFSLALVYVLDYVFGWS from the exons ATGGTGATGCAGCGGCCGCTTCTCACAGCCGTCCTCTTCCTGATCCTCTGCGGCGCGGCGTACGGGCGTCTGATTTCCGACCAATCCGGTGTGTTCTCCGATGGGGTGGTGATGCCGTCGTTCCTCCGCCTGGGAGCGGAGGAGGAGTCGTGCGAGCAGACGTACGGATTCATGCCGTGCACATCGACGGCGATGGGAAACCTCTTCCTGATCTTGGTGTACGGATACCTGATGTTCATGGCGGCGACGTATCTGTCAGGCGGCAGCGAGCTTCTGCTCGAGATTTTGGGACCCGGAATCGTCGGCGGCCTTTTCCTCCCCATTCTCGGAGCTCTTCCTGATGCTATGCTTATACTTG TGTCTGGAATGTCTGGAAGTGTAGAAACTGCTCAAAGCCAGGTTTCAGTTGGCATGGGCCTTCTGGCCGGCTCAACTGTTATGCTCCTCACTGTAATTTGGGGTTCCTGCATTCTCGTGGGAAAGTGCGACCTACAAGATGATCTCGCCAACGACAATCAAGACACCAGACCCTTCACTTTAACTG GTTCCGGCGTAAGCACAGACATATGGACAACTTATGCTGGCATAATCATGGCTATATCTGTGATTCCCTTCATAATTGTGCAATTTCCACAGATATTGCATTCAGATTCTGGGAGGAACTTGGCTGTCTTGATTGGTCTTATTGTCTCAGTTTCACTTCTCATCTCCTATTGCCTTTACCAG GTTTTTCAGCCGTGGGTTCAAAAGAGGCGGCTCGATTATATCAAGCATAGGCACGTGATGTCGGGAATCTTGAAGCACTTAAAGAAGCGCGCCCTGGGGAGGCTTTCCACGGAAGAGGGACGGCCTAATGTACAAGTGTTGTCCAA GCTGTTCAAAGCGATTGATGAAAATGAGGATGGATACCTTTCGCATAAAGAATTAAGGGCCCTGATCATCGGAATCCAGTTTGATGAGATCAATTTGGATCATAACGATGCCGTAGAGAAAGTAATGAAGGAGTTCGATACTAGCCGGGACTCTAAAGTTGATCTCGCAGAGTTCATCGTTGGAATTGGGAGATGGCTTGAAGAGGCTAAGCTTGCCAATCATCCTAATCATGCTGCTGATTCAATGAAGTATATAGATGATTTCCACACG CAAACAAAGAGAGAGCATTTCCTTTTGGGAGTTGAAAGCGAAGAGAGTGAGGAGGGCGTTGAGAACTCGCAGTGGACGACACTGAAAGCCGTGCTTCTGTTGCTCCTCGGATCTCTCATCGCAGCTGCATTTGCCGATCCTCTTGTTGATGCGGTTCAGAATTTCTCCAACGTCACCAGGATCCCTACTTTCTTCATATCGTTCATCGCTCTTCCATTGGCTACCAACTCCAGCGAGGCCGTCTCCGCGATCATATTTGCGAGCAGGAAGAAGCTAAGATCTGCTTCCTTGACATTTTCTGAG TTGTACGGAGCTGTTACGATGAACAACGTGCTGTGCCTGTCGGTGTTCTTGGCGCTGGTGTATGCGAGGGGGTTGGTTTGGGATTTCTCGTCGGAGGTGCTGGTTATTTTGATCGTGTGCATCGTGATGGGTGTGTTTGCCAGTGTTCGCACCACGTTTCCTGTTTGGACCTCTTTCATAGCTTTTCTTCTCTATCCCTTTTCTCTCGCACTCGTCTATGTTCTTGACTATGTCTTCGGTTGGTCGTAG